Below is a genomic region from Alosa sapidissima isolate fAloSap1 chromosome 19, fAloSap1.pri, whole genome shotgun sequence.
ATTAATGCGCAAGGGGAATACCTACTCTTCCACCCACCGGCTGCCAGGCCACATGAGCGCAACAGCCTGCTCGTCTACCTGTCTACCTGTCTACCTGCATGTCAACCTGTCTGTCTAATTGTGTGTCAGCCTGCCCGCATGCCCGTATACATGTCCAAATATAGCCAGCTGACCACATCAGACACAACCTGATACAACCTCTCTGCTCCTGAATATGAAAGTAAACTGTATTGGATATTGCACATGGAAACATTTAAGATGTGAAAGTCCAAAACTCACAGAAATaatcaaaaaaacaaaactccaccacataaacaacaacaaaagaattGTATGCGTAGAGATATGTGACAAAGAGGACAGATGAAAGGAGAACAGCTGTTGCAATTGAAGACGAAAGGACACTAAACAGCGAGAGAATGATAAATGTCCTGTCCTCTCATTTCCCCTGCTGGTCTCCCTAAACAGACGACTGATTGCTTCTGTAATTACATGCAAATCCACCAGAGGGAGGGAGCCATTTGTTCGTTGACACAGGAGTGCCACAGCTGAGGAGACGAATGAATAGCCCTGACGTTGGCTGCCGGAGACACAACACGGACGCAGCAATGGAAAGACACAGAGCCAATCGGGAGGTTTTTTTCCCTCCGCCCCCATTCACCACGGATGGGATTTCATTTCACAGAAAGTCGGAGTCAAAGTGCCAGTCATACGGCAGCACTGAAAATATCACTGGAGTTGAGAATTGAGGAATTATGCTCTAAAAGCACAGATTTATGGTGGATGGATtttaggggggaaaaaagaagtcAGCAAAGAATGATAAAATTCCATGGCCACAGTGACTTAAGCAATTTAGCATATACTCAAACCACAATGTTGTTTTTAAGGTTACACTTGGTTATGCTTGGCATTTTAACTAAAATAATATATTCATAAATAAACTAGTTTTGCCattaaaattatattaaaatgaATGTCCGTACCCATGAGAAGTATCCCATAAGCCAATATAACCTTGAAGTAATGAAAGCAATTATGATACCTCAgcataatctatctatctatctatccatctatctgtctgtctgtaggcCTTATGGTTATATATGGTGGAGCAAGTCATAGATTGGCTAGATTATTGGAAAACCTTTttacagccgtggcctactggttagcacttcggacctgtaaccggagggttgccggttcgaaccctgaccagtaggcacggctgaagtgcccttgagcaaggcacctaacccctcactgctccccgagtgccgctgttgatgcaggcagctcactgcgccgggattagtgtgtgcttcacctcactgtgtgtacactgtgtgctgtgtgtgtttcactaattcacggattgggataaatgcagagaccaaatttccctcacgggatcaaaaaagtatatatacttatacttatacagtaatattataagaaaaacaaatctaaaaagACCAAATGCATTGTAGAGTATATCTGTAAGGTTTCCTCTGCGTATAGTTATGATGCTTCCCACAGCTCTCACATGTCCATACTGTCCTCCTCCAGGAAAAGATGCACTGGCAGGTAGCCCAGCCGTGGGTGCTTGGCAAAGTACTTCTTTGATCGAAACTTGTTCTTCAGCACTTTGGTGAAGTCACGCACATCCTCTCCAGAAGTGGTCTAAAAGGAGAGAGAGCTTTTAGCTTGTGGAGAATGCAGGGCCAATTGTGTGAAATACATATTGGCACATTATATTGTCTGGGGCCTGAATTGACTTGCCCTTGTTCTTGCCTATTTCAGCTCTTAAAATGTTAAAGCACTTAAGCTTGTACATGGTGAACACACAAGTCTGTAAAAGGTTACTAAGGCGTTTTGCAGttgtggggaaaaaaaacaagcttCCGTCTAATATGATCTGAAGTCAATGCTTCTGGTCAGCTTTACTTGTACCTTTTGAAAATTGGAGAAAAGTAGACAGcatgacggagagagagagaaagatgtagTGAAAGGAGGAAAAAACGAGAAAGGAAGTTGCGGCGAAAACTCACTGGGGTACAGTACTCCACCATGGGGTAGGTCAGCTTATGTCCCTTTGCTGTCCTTCCCGAGAAGAAACAGTTTTGGCACACATCATAGTTAAAGTGCTTCAGGCTGCGATACCTTAAATACAGATATGAAACAGACTTCAGTATAACAGCAAGATATAGAGGCAAAAAATCTAATTCAATTCATGAAGAATAAACGACTCCTGTATCACAGATTAATTTGATTGTCGTGTGCTGATTAATGCTGCCTTCAAACTGGAGCTGCCtgatgtgtgtttatgcattcaGGGATGTGTGTAAAGTAGAGCAAAATATAATTCAACGAGGTCCAGGCTTTGCTGTCCATCATTTTACTGTTGCTGAATGCTTACATCTACACTGTACTCACGTTGAATACTTATACTACAGAGTTTGCTATGTTGAAGTGAAAAACTCTTCTTTTAGTGGTGAACCCACACACTGTCTAAAGAACCAGTGTCTATAATGATGTGATTCACTGTCCAGTAAGGTCCAGGCTGTGCTGTGCAGGTTGTACCTGAAGCCCAGCATGGGGCACTCCCTGCAGATGTTGCAGCGGGCCTGGTGCCGAGCGCTCTCGGCTGACACCACCCGGTGGAGCACCGGCAGCCACACCATGGCCTGGGGCTCCAGCTGCATCCAGTCCACAAACTGCTCCAGGTCAATTTCCCCATCACTGCCCACCTGCAGGGCACACAACACACTCGCTGGGCATGTTTGGCAGTCAAGAGGAATCGTGTCTTCGCAGAACAAAATATAAAGTTTTGTTCTATCTTAGTTGCTGACAAAAAGATGGCAATTAGGGATTAGCTCCTGAGCCAGTCTGGTAAAACTGGACTTAGTCTGTTAAACTCATAACGGCTTTGGCTTCCCCTTGACATCAGTTATGCAGCTGTTCAGTGGAATTGCTAAGCATGCTACAGAGAAGGTTAAATCATTCTTGCATCTTATTCTGGCTGAATAAAATGCGCAAAACTGCGCGCCAAGGAATAGTATTAGCCAGGTTGCAAACTCCCATACTGGCATTCAAGTTGTAAAGCAAAGCAGCAGATGTGGTTGATTGTAGGTTCACAAACCTGACTGAACATATCCTGCACCCACAACAAAATAAGTTTTATTTATAACAAATAAAATTTATTATAACAAATTCAGGAAAAGTGTTATTGTACTGAGGCTTACATGTGTGTCCCAACTTGTTGCAAATTCTATACATTTTGACCACTATTTAAGATAAAGGCAATTCATACAGCGATCGGTAACactacttgacagtatcaacactGTCATGATACATGaatcctaactctaaccctaatcctaactctaactctattcctaaccctaatcctaaccctaacttgttatgacaaaaaccgaatgtcacttaataacagaagcattatgtcataaacgtttatgatttgtttatgacacattcatgacagtgtcatgtcactcctaAGTCAATCATAGATATATATCTAtgatgtcgatactgtcaagtgaaGTGTAACCCAGCGATCCATTACATTCTGTGGCATTTGATGGAATTTGGAAATTTTTGGCTCACCTTCATTGGCAGTAGCCAGAGAGAACACACTGGCCACATTGaggaaaaaatcagacaattccCACTGGCTACTCATTATTTGTGAGCACGACTGCAATTAACCTTCTCTGAAAACACCTGGCTTGGCAGAAGCTTTATCGCCTCTCTCATGTCACGCACGAGAATTGTATAAAGAGCAACTCTGGAGGGAAATCTGAGGATCTGCTCGAAATGAAAACATAATAGCTTCTCAATATGCCACAAAGACGGCGCTGAAACAACATCTGACACCACATGCCAACTCCACGCCTGTTGTGAACTGATATGCCAGCTTTCTAAAAAAAATCTCCAAACTCAGACTGTGTCCCAGAGTAACCTTGCTAACAAGGGGTTAGCGTAGGGGCCATTGCTAATTTTAACCCTGCGCTCTATCACACTGAAGTCGATCGTTCCCCTCTCTCCTAAAGCTGCATTAAAACTGCTTCTCCAGTTATGGATCAATTACCGGCAGGCCATAAAGAGCTTGGCTATCAGGAGGCACCTCCTTCATTACATGCAACATTAAATGGAATGAGCTGTGGTGTGGTGAGAGtaaagcacagagagagagagagatgtagggaaaacttaaaaagagaaggagaaagagagagcagaagacaGAATGAgaaggagtatgtgtgtgagagagagagagagagagaatcaagggaatgatagagggagagaaaggaacgAGAAAGAGGGAGTCACAGGAGTGACATAGAGAAGAGTCCTCTCAAGATATATAAATATTCCAATACAGCCACCAGGGCGCTCTCTGTCATAGGCACTTCATCAGAGAGCATTATGGGTAGGGCTGTGAATAAATCTTTGGGATTTGTTGGGCTCCCAAAGCGGATGCGAGTTCCCCTGTGGCTGTGAGGAGTTGTACAAACACGTCCTGAAGAGGGGGACAGACTGTGTGATGCCGTCTCCTCCCAGCGGCTTACTTCCATTCTGTTTCATCTTTTCACTTCAATTTAAGGCAATCGATTCACAGCAGAAAAATATCTCTCGCTTTAACCCATACTGCCATTTTATGAGACCAAATAGAGAGGTTCTGGCTCCTGTTCACTCCCCCAAGGAAATAAGGGTTGCAAAAAGCTCTCGAATATACCTGTTGACACCACATGAAATGTGGCCCAATATATGCACTTTATCTAACTCGGGAGAATTCGAACAAACTGACTGGAAAATATCTTTCTTCTAGAACTTCTTTCCTTTCATTATAAAGACCttgaaaacaacttgagttAATCTCCAGTGCCTCCAACGGCATCGttgctttctctcacacacacagttcctcgTTTATGAATAATCTAATCTCCGTCCGCAAAGGGGTTGACACCAACAGCAGCGACGCGTGCTCAACTGCAGACAGCCAAAATATTACAGTAGGCTAGTATGGATTTACTCAGAGAGAAATTACATAAATGAATTTCTTTTTTGTCTTAGAGACGGTCTGTACATCTGTCACTGGATTGTCCCCAGTGGTGAAGGAGCCGCATATCGATGTCGCATGCCTATATGAAGCTTTAGGGGTCCCTACTTGTGATGCTGTCGGTGTAAAATTGCAACGGCAGCCAGGTGACCCTCGCTAACGGGGTCTCCTGGCGCCTCGGGCTCTCGCTTTACCAGCTGGAGGCAGCTGCGTACGCTGGGCTCCACGTTGCCCTCTCCGAAGGCGGACGCCTCGTCTAGCTGCTGCGGGATCTGGAGGGAGGCGCTCAGGAGCAGGGCCAGCCCCCGCTGGTCACATGATTCCCCCGGGGCCACCACCTGACAGAAGAGGTCTAGAGGgaaggggtcagaggtcagaggtgaGAAGGGGGCACATCCACCTGACAGCAGGTATATAATGACTTTATTCATATAGTGTCGGTCATGGATCTGAGGTCACCATCCATGCAGGAATAGTAATGGTGAAATTACTACATGAAATCATTCCAAACACTAACACCAAAATGTATAGTGATGCAGGCGAGAATCCTAAACCCCAATCAAGTAGCAAATGAGTAGAGATATAAAAAATCACAAGTTAAAGTATAGAATAAATACAACTGAATAGAATAAATGACACAGTGAGTGGTTCTCCCTTGATAATTATCTGATAAAAACCAAGAAAAGGCTGGATGTATCTCTCAGTTAATAATGCTCTACCACCATATCAAACACTTGATTCCCACAGTCAAACATGTATGCTATGACAGATGGAATGTTCAccagcagaaacacacaaagacagagaaaatGGAGCACTAAATGCTATTAGTATTATCCCAACAGCCATGGAAGAAAAGATGCATTATTTTAGAGCAAAAAGCTAAATATCAGTGGAATCAAAGTGATCTATATCCCTGTCAACTCAATGGTTCCAAACACTGAAATGATTGAAAAGTTGCATAGATAAATAATTAATTACTTTTAACAATCGTCTCCCtagggcaggggtgggcaaactttttggctcaagggccacattgggttttgaaaattggccagcaggccgcacaacaaccccccacccccccccccaacggctcacgcataaaaaaatacattttttatagcctataatttagtatgaaaagtatttgttttaaaatattaattgcttaaaaatactgctaattgtatgctgtttaacaaatgtataaattgtgcactgtcgctttaagacagtcgctttaattcacgtttatttctcaatgatcttctgcctgctccactatggctagtgctgtacctatggctgggccctctcacagtttttaaatggtcagtagtgggaactactgttgcctttatgatttccttttaaatctttcttataagaaggagatatcagttatcaacaatcacaagccagctggaacctgcaaaggagataactaagagttaacttagtttaacatgatgttatctctatttaacatgatgttttgacattgacattgtaaacgttatctaaggagagtgaaaagcagtttgcagtaaagctaaccaacatcgtctctatcgcaggaaaaaaatagcgagtagcctgataactaaatgaaatgctcggcgggccggatgaaagtgcttggcgggccggatccggcccgcgggccgcagtttgcccaccacTGCCCTAGGGCAACCCCATGTATAAAGCTGTCCTGGTTTCAGACATCCGAAAGCATCAGGATGCACATCACTTGCCACTGATGTTCCTTTCTCTTTAAAATTCCTTTCTCCTGCCTCATCTGTTCACAGGCAATTTTGATCTTATCTAATGCATGTAGGGTTGTTTCGCATGGCGGGTGGCAAAATGCATGCACTCTCTAacgttttcatttactttgtatgtaggcctactgttttggATGATTTGGAAGCAGCAGAACCCCATTGAGACTCTAATAGTCAAGAGCACACTATTCCGATGGAGGAAATAGGATAGGGGGAGGAAAGCTCATTTGGGTGGTGATGGTAAACATTTAAGCTAAATTTGACATTACAGCACTGATTTGAACTAGAGAAATGCAGAAAAGCAGTCTCAACATAATCTGGACATTTTCTATAACTGGACTGGCAGAGACATGGGCTCATAGGCAGGAAGCACATAtacataaaacataaatgtaCATAAATATAAATTGGCTCGGATAAaagcatttgctaaatgaacacACCTAAGTTGTCAACATTTTCCAAATGGCACATCTCTACTGTTCTATTCTATGCATACTTTTAGTCTATTGATTTTTGGCACCTTGCAAGACCAAGCCGATAGTTCATGAATTATAAGGATGTTACAACTTACATTTGTACTTATCCTCCAGGTGTCCTTTGGAGAGCGAAAGGAGACCGATCTTCATGGACAGCGCCCGCACCTTCCCACTTCTTCCTCTGCAGAGAAAAATGACCCCATGAAACCATCCAAAGCTTTTGTTGAACAGGCACTTCATTTTGTTTTATGAGGATTGGGTTTATCCTGtggaacatcttttttttttatcaaggtGCCCTTTAAAATTCAAGCTACAGAGTAAATGCATAACTCATGTGCAACACATCTAACACAATCGCCTTTTGGCAGCCAATCCTAAACCATACATTACACTATACAAGAGCCAGAGACATGGTTGGATTATGTATATGGATGTTATAGACTTGGAATTATCTGTAGATCAGTCATTTTACAAAGTACAAATAATAGCAAGgacttttcatttttattttgcaGTTGTTGACATGCAATCTGTTATCAATATGCATTGCTTAAAAgctatttgaaaaaaatattggtttAGTTTGTCTTCACCATTTGTGTAGTAAGGACTTTCTATACTGAAATACAATTACTGTCCTCCTACAATATAACAATGTCATATCCGTGAATTTATTATAAACCTTTCTGAATTTCTTAAAAAAATCCTCTTTTGAAGATGGCCCATATACTGGTCCAGTCTAATGTAGTGTTGAGAGCAGAAGAGCACGTACATGTCATAGACGTTCAGCAGCCAGTTTAGGCACATGTCCACACAGAGGGGCATGTTGACCAGGTCAGGATGCTTCTGTTCCAGCCTGCTGTAGATGGACCCCAGACAACTCACAATGTCAGCTACATCCAGGAACTCTCCGTTCTGGGTCAGCTGGTGCTGGTCAAAGACACTTTGGGCCATGCCCAGGTCTAACAGGtccactgcaaacacacacacacacatacacacatacacacacacacacacacacacacacatacacacctaatTCAACGCAAAATCtcattttctcctctttttgCCCACCTCCTAAGGGACCTTCCCTTAATGACATTCACTCAACGCATATTAATGAAAGCTATCCGAGCATAACCCAATCAGGGCCAGTCCAATGATGGTGCCCGCGCGTGGGGAAGGCTGAATGGATGAATCCTCATTTCCTCGCTGGGCTCCCCGTGTTCACTAATTAAAAAGTCCTGTTTGGCTGTCGCGCCTGGGACTCCATAATGTGACAGCGCTCTGGCTCGCCGGGTCCAGCTGCCAGCTGCTGAGATCTTTGACGGGGAGTTGAAGGGAGACGCTGGCCAGTATGGATAAGAAGGACGTGCGGGGTAAGAGATGTGAGGAGTTttggggagtggggtggggggtgatggGAATGTGCACCCTTGCGCTCAAAGCCATTTTGATTTGTGCAACTCATTTTACAGTAAATTCACCACACTTCAACATCTTTCTTCTATTTAATCTAAATGCAAAAGCCAAAAAAcaatcaaaaacacacaaactaatGCTATGTTAATTTGTCTTCCCTTTAACGACCAGGTAATGTATTCCCTTAACTCTGTGGAATAATTCTAAAGCCAGACATAATTATTAAGCAAAGAGAAAATCTTAATGAGCAAGGCTATGTATTGTAgctttgtgtgttcactgtgcccTGCAACAGCCAGACAGCcagctcacacactctcttgtgTGAGCACTTCACTGAGGGTGCTGACTGAGTTGTTTTTCACCTCCTCAAGTGATTTGCAGGGACTCACCATAGCTAATGGAGGCTGCTGCTCTTAATTATGTGCCAAATGcttcttcatatttttttgccatGAGGAATGTGAGATCCGCCGTGCCATTGTTAATCTGGGTGCATGAGTTGTTCTGAAGCCTATGAGTATAGCTGCTTGATCTTGGCTGTGACCCCCTACCTCTCTGGCCCGTTATAAGTGATTGCACATATCGATTGTGTTGCAAGTTGTTTTATTTGCTTCGGAGAGCATAGCAGGGAGGCATCACTTACAGCACAGGGCCTTCTGCAGCCTGCGTGTCTTCATTGCTGTTCGGTAGGCGGAAAACCTCACGTGGTTCAGATCAGCTGGAGGGCAACATCACATGGAAGATATATGCAGACAAACAACAGCATCTCTGTTTACTGTACATTTCTGGCATTAGTGATTAGTGGAGTGTGTTGCCTTGTTGACAAAAGTTAGAAATGCTGCCAGTACCAACAGCAGGTAATGCCAGCAAGTAATCTTTAAGACATTAATCATGCATCTCGTTTCTGCATTTTAATCTTCTGTTGTAGAACTAACGGAGGGATGACCCCTAGGTGATGCTCTATGGATCTGGACATCGCCCAGTCTGTCTAAATAGCCAGCAGCATATCATGTTAAATATATTTGTAGTCCTCATACTCCCTTTCTAAAATGTAAGCACTCTAAGGCTGCATTTGGAGAAGTGGAATACTAATTTAGTAAAGACTGACTGTatgatatggggggggggggggggggggaatctcCCAGAAGAACAGAGGATTGTATTACAATGTGCTCTCTGAATCATGTTACCTGAGCGAGACATCATAGGCTCCTTGGCAGAGACCCTTCACTCATTCAATTCACAGCACAGGAATTTCAACTCCGTTCTATTAGTGTAGCAATATATTGTCGCCTCTTTGTAAGACATGCTGCACAAGTGACACaacttcatcatcatcacaggGACAGATCTCATTCCACAGCTAGACATGCTCAGCATCCGTATGGCCTCTAAGCCTCTGTAGCTCAAGTTATTTACTGTGGTCCCGTGCCCACAAGCAAGCCAGTGTTATTGAATGGCCCAACACAGACAGCGCAATTACCAGGAGGAATCATCACTGTCAGGATTATCCCCATCACTGAGCACTGCCATTACACAGGCCACTGACATCACTGGATTGGATTTATAATCCAGAATCCAATAACCACCAATCtgttaaaatgtattttcatattatttgatttgatgttattcttaataaataaataaacataacatTATTTTGCATCAAAACATATTATGATATGATTAATCAGATAGACCTTGTTAATTCACAGTTGATGAGATGTCTTCAGTCATGCACAACATATGAATACATGCCTGGAGACATGCCTGTGGATATGGGTGTGTTGTTGATGTCATGTGGGTTATGTGGAGACATGCCTGTGGATATGGGTGTGTTGTTGATGTCATGTGGGTTATTGTGGAGAGCATTTGAAACATTACAAACTGATCGCACATCCACGATTCCACAGGATATTAAAGTGGTAGTGCAGTTTGTCTACAAAAATAGCAAAGGTGATTGGTGCTATGTCAAGCTGAGGACAAATGCCAGCCTCCACTTCACTGCGTCTCATCATGATATTCAATACAGCATTAGCAACAGGTTGTCTTCAGGCTGTGTTTTATCTTCACGGAGAGTTACATTTATGCCCTCATTTTGACACCAAATCAGACACTATTTAGACAGAATTCAACTGGGAAAACAATTCAGGCACAATTGAACTGTATAGGTTGTGTCTTCCCCAAGCCACAGTGTGAAGGGTCAAGCCTTTGACCTGGTGTACTGCCACTGTGGAAGAGAGCAGCTAGCTCAGCAAGATGAATTCTTGCAAAGGTGATGCCTGACAGACTGTCAGCCACATCACAATTTAAAGTCAATTAAGTTAGTGTTCCACTTCTCAACAGGTAATTGGGCCACTTCCAGGTCCATAGAGCACAGGAAATGGAATCCATCTAAGCATGGCAAATAGACCTGCTATTACACAAATCTAGGTACAGGATAAGACTTTATTACTATAACACAAAGGCTCTTTAACAGCGTATTATTACATTAAAACTGAATCCAGTCCGGTAGcttaagttgttaacagaacttTAAACATTCCCATACATAGACAGAAAAGAATAAATATAGTGTTGGGTTCAAGCTCGTTTTCTCCAAAGATGTATGACCTAATATTTGTTCATGTTAATTTAATGGGCTTACCCATAGAGTGGAACAGCTGTGTCACTTTTGGATGGTCCCAAGTGGTGGTCTGCAGCTCATGACTGTAAAGAGGTACAGAAAAGAGGGGAAAACAGTAAATGAAAATGAGATGTTAATAAGTTATGATTTATAGATGTGCTTTGTTTGGATTCTTTTATACAATTGCAATGAGCTCTGCAATATCCTGTTTACAAATAGTATTTGCATATTTTATATTTCCATATAAcctctgctgtctgtgttgtgtgtgtgcgttatttATTACTGTATTTATTGTGTATTGATTGTGTCCATTTGTGTCTTATTATGAAGCCAAAGACAAATTTCCACAGTAaaggatattattattattattattattattatttagcctagaaatctagacgcaccctagtggcagcaaatgaaatttgcagccagggtagtctagcaactctccgttggcttgcgagctggaaaaattaaacttctatcaggctaatcacatcgtgtatagagtcggcgaCGGTTACACatgaatttcctgctacttgaaaacaaagaagatcgATGCTGCTGCTCATgaacagcggtctttgaatcAACTTCTGTTTACCTCATAGTGTGGAATTCTGaaaaatatctcctcatttactTTGCCTAAATGCGCTCAtccactgaataaaaaacatgcTTTATAATGTTTTAGTGGACTGCATTGTCATTTATGGAGACTGGCTAAAAGCACTCATTGGGGGACTAACAGCAGTGCTGTAAATAAGGGCCATGGGCTGGGCCGCCGCTGATGCAAGATTTATATTTTACTGAACCCAAACACCACATGGCTGGGTACTCTGTCTCTTCAGCCGGGAGTCATCCTGACCCCTGATTAACCCTCAGTTTTAATGCCGTTGCGCTGAGTCAACCATTTTACACCGCACATAAAAAACATCACTCACACCCAATATATGCCTTCATAAAGCATCACATACGTTGGGTGGGCCAAGTATTGTTGTGAATTTCTTTTTCTCGTTTTTTTGCCACAGTAAAAGATGTTTTACTCAAAGCCCTGTGGGTGCACGACAGCAATGACACAGCAAAACACAGTGGCTGCCCTGGCTGATGCTGTAATCCTCCATGCTGCACAACAGCGCAGGGAGATGGATGATGGAAGGGACAAAGGTAAGAACTCACTTGATGTAATATGGAACGTTGTTCTGGGTGACTGCCCGTTGCCATGGGAACTGCACCGAAGCTGCAAAAAGAGAGGAAGTGTTTACGAGTATTTATGGGAGACACAGAAAGTGCCTCTTAATATTAGGGAGGTCTATTCCACTCTAAATTTTCGGGGGAACTGCTACTGCTATCTTGTGAATTTTAACTAGTGAAAACAGCCCGACAAGCCCATGATTTGGCTGGAGGGTGCAGGTCTTAAAAAATTGGGAAGCCTGAGTCACACACCCCTCCATGCATGTCTGCCAGCAAGCCAACACTCAAAGAGGGATGTGTGATGTTACTTCAAAAGCAGGGAGACTGAGGGGAAAGCAGGGAGGGAAAAGTTTAATGTTGTTTGATGGCCCGTGAGGAGCAGAAGACTGCACTGAGCTAAGCTGCATCCCCATGACTGGTGACTTAATAATAAAGTTGTTTAGAGTTGCC
It encodes:
- the LOC121693559 gene encoding utrophin-like, yielding MAVLEELWAWLKLKDEELIGQRLSGETAPGQQQQDPWKSLLTPRDQDTDSSREKVWLSLTALPAQAEDGLTGGQPSPDVVVEERPLWPTRAAQEQEASLEQEQGWQQQLHWALARLQELQDAVDRLQQNLAEGEEAGGGEGHPTRVSPTDPKLEHWEQSTGENGNGPIRPLQPTPLSQEFLSTSVQFPWQRAVTQNNVPYYINHELQTTTWDHPKVTQLFHSMADLNHVRFSAYRTAMKTRRLQKALCLDLLDLGMAQSVFDQHQLTQNGEFLDVADIVSCLGSIYSRLEQKHPDLVNMPLCVDMCLNWLLNVYDIGRSGKVRALSMKIGLLSLSKGHLEDKYKYLFCQVVAPGESCDQRGLALLLSASLQIPQQLDEASAFGEGNVEPSVRSCLQLVGSDGEIDLEQFVDWMQLEPQAMVWLPVLHRVVSAESARHQARCNICRECPMLGFRYRSLKHFNYDVCQNCFFSGRTAKGHKLTYPMVEYCTPTTSGEDVRDFTKVLKNKFRSKKYFAKHPRLGYLPVHLFLEEDSMDMPVPLLRMCPEQYEMAPIAGWDRAVSVESASATGAGGGFQEHEFILPETHTASTSCSPLRPQQGDHHKPGLSSSPVKGQAIQWSEMPEEPDGLMSAQEEESC